A segment of the Butyrivibrio fibrisolvens genome:
AGAAGGATCTTTCTGGTCGCACATAAGGCTCTTGCAAGGAGAACTCTTTGCTGCTGGCCTCCTGACAGTTCTCTATAGCATCTGTTTTTTAGATCAAGAATTCCCATGCGCTCCATATTGGTATCAGCAAGCTCTTTTTCTTCCCTTGTATAAAAGGGCCTTAATTTGCAACGCCCCTGGCATCCGGAGAGAACAATCTCTCTCACAGATGCAGGAAAGTCTTTTTGAACTATTGTCTGCTGGGGAAGATAACCGATTTCGTTCTTCTTAAGCCCGTCACCTGTCAAAATGCTGCCGTCTATCGGCTCCTGAAGATGCAGCAGGGTTTTCATAAGCGTAGTTTTGCCGCAGCCATTTTCTCCGACTATACAAAGATAGTCACCTGAATTTACCGAGAAATTTAGATTCTCTATTATAGCCTTCGACTCGTACCCGAGCGACAGATTCTGAATTGTGATCAAAGCCATGTTTATCCTCTTTTCCAGCCAGTTATATAACCAATTGTTTAATATATATCTTTTTTATAAAAATCATCAAAGTAGATATAAACTTTTTTGTTCAACCAAATCACTGTCAGTTCAAAGCCTGAGTCAAAACCTCAAGATTTTTTTCCATAATAGAAAGGTATGAAGCGCCGGCCGTGACGTCCTTTGAAGTTGTTGACTGCATTGAGTCCATTGTAAGGATCTGCTTGTTGCCATCCTTGGTGTTTGAAACGATTGTTTCTGCGATCTTGTGCTCGGCACCTTCGATTGTCATAACAGCAGGAAGTGAAAGCTCATCTACTTTCTCAGAAAGGAATTTGATGGTCTCAAAGCTTGCTTCAGTCTCAGCTGAGCATCCAACGAAAGCGGCATAATAGTCAAGGTTGTAATCGTCAACAAGATATCTGAACGGGAAGCGGTCACCAAATAAAAGAGTATTATATGTAGCGCTCTCTACTGCTGACTGATACTTCTCGTCGAGAGTTTTGAGCTCTTCAATATATGCTGCAGTGTTGTCTGCGTAAGAGCTGGCATTATCAGGATCTATCTTCTGAAGAGAATCTGAGATGTTCTGAACGAGGACCTGCGCATTTTTAAGAGAGAGCCATACATGCTCATCGTACTCGACTTCCTCTTCTTCACCTTCTTCGGCCTCTTCCTCTTCTTCCTCTTCAGCTTCCATACCTTCGACTACTTCTTCCTCTTTGACAGAATCTCCAAGAACGTCGAGAAGATCGATAACTACCATATCCTTGTTTGTAGCTTCCTTGAGAGCATCCTCAACCCATTCATCAGACTCGCCGCCTACATATATGAACAGATCGCAGGTTGCGACTTTAAGAATGTCATCTGCTGTAGGCTGGTAGCTGTGAAGATCTACGCCATTATCAAGAAGCATTGTTACTTCCGCATCGGAAGCCTTGTCACCAAGTACGTTCATAACCCAGTCATATTCAGGGAAAATAGTTGTTACGATCTGGAGCTTGTCTGTGCCAGCTGCAGATACTGTGTTTTCAGAAGGTGCTGTGCTCTTATTGCCACATGCACAAAGAAGGACCGCTGTCATAACAGCGACCATAATGATAGATATGTATTTTTTCATATAAAACCTCCAAGAATAATAAGCTTTCAAGTCAATAATTATTTAATGTTCCTGTCGTGAATTAAAAGGCTATACCAAAACACACGCCTAAGTTATATATCAAAAAGCGTGTACAACAATAAAAGGTATAGTTATCCCTTGGAGGTCTTTTTAATTATTCATACGGATTTTTCTAGAAATAAGAGTCTGTTTCTGAATATCAGAGACGAAAAGAATCGCGCAGATTATAGCGCAAATAACAGGAGCGATGACAGAAATAATAAATGCAAGGCCACCGCCTATTTTATGAAGCACATTCTCACACTGCTGAACGCAGGCACAGATTGGACAGTCTTCTCCTATACAATCATGGCCTGTTTCAGTAGAAATATAAAAGGCAGAAAACAGCATAACAATGATCATTAACATACCAATGATACCTGCCGCAATTCTTTTCTGCTTAGATACATCTGAATTTGGCATTGCTGTTTCCTCCCTTCTTGAATTTATTTTGAGAACCGTTCCCAACTACTATACAACCAACGTTTTGATTTAGCAACCATAAAAATATCCCCTCATATTGAGGGGATAAATATTGATCGACTTTTTTAGCTATTAGCCTTATCAAATGCGATCTGCTTAAACAGGTTGAACAGTCCGCTCTTGATAGCTGTATTATCATGATCTGCGCCAGTGATCTCGTACCAGATATGATCAGCTCCGTTAGCTTCTAAAAGCTCGTGATACTGCTTCGGATATGTTCCAACTACTGAATCCTTGCTACCGCAGCAGATTATGAATACCTCAGGCTC
Coding sequences within it:
- a CDS encoding metal ABC transporter substrate-binding protein, with protein sequence MKKYISIIMVAVMTAVLLCACGNKSTAPSENTVSAAGTDKLQIVTTIFPEYDWVMNVLGDKASDAEVTMLLDNGVDLHSYQPTADDILKVATCDLFIYVGGESDEWVEDALKEATNKDMVVIDLLDVLGDSVKEEEVVEGMEAEEEEEEEAEEGEEEEVEYDEHVWLSLKNAQVLVQNISDSLQKIDPDNASSYADNTAAYIEELKTLDEKYQSAVESATYNTLLFGDRFPFRYLVDDYNLDYYAAFVGCSAETEASFETIKFLSEKVDELSLPAVMTIEGAEHKIAETIVSNTKDGNKQILTMDSMQSTTSKDVTAGASYLSIMEKNLEVLTQALN
- a CDS encoding metal ABC transporter ATP-binding protein, giving the protein MALITIQNLSLGYESKAIIENLNFSVNSGDYLCIVGENGCGKTTLMKTLLHLQEPIDGSILTGDGLKKNEIGYLPQQTIVQKDFPASVREIVLSGCQGRCKLRPFYTREEKELADTNMERMGILDLKNRCYRELSGGQQQRVLLARALCATRKILLLDEPVSGLDPKVTSQMYETIQKLNKEGITIIMISHDIKAAVRYASHILHIGEKIFYGTKEEYMKSDIGKMFLREQEVISNDR